A section of the Cryobacterium soli genome encodes:
- the uvrA gene encoding excinuclease ABC subunit UvrA, which produces MSISEVEHGSQLSVRGARVHNLHNVNLDIPRDSLVVFTGLSGSGKSSLAFDTIFAEGQRRYVESLSAYARQFLGQVDRPDVDFIEGLSPAVSIDQKSTNRNPRSTVGTITEIYDYMRLLWARIGVPHCAVCGEVIQSQTVQQIADQLMELETGVRYQILSPVVSQKKGEFVDLFKELAAGGYSRAMVDGTQIQLNEPPILKKQLKHDISVVVDRLVAGPDLLSRLTDSLETALKLTDGLVQINFVDLTGDEAWQSYSEKLSCPNNHPVQLTEIEPRTFSFNAPFGACPECSGLGTRMSVDEDLLLGDPDLSIAEGVVLPWTTQGKGLFQYYEKLLDGLARDLKFKLTTPWKKLSEEVRTAVMRGDNFEVKVKWKNRYGREMSYTSGFEGVVPYIERQFLQAETDSQRQRWGEYLREVACPVCDGTRLKPEVLAVLVHDMSIADICSLSLSEARDFMDKLELTDREKTIAAQVLREIKVRLDFLLRVGLNYLSLARAAGTLSGGEAQRIRLATQIGSGLTGVLYVLDEPSIGLHQRDNRRLIETLVALRDLGNTLIVVEHDEDTIKTADWVVDIGPGAGVNGGHVVHSGSYADLLTNTGSLTADYLSGRKSIATPATRRPLDPEREITVVGAEANNLRKVTVKFPLGVFTAVTGVSGSGKSSLVNDVLYRVLANRLNGARKLPGKHSKVTGLDQLDKVIHVDQAPIGRTPRSNPATYTGVFDKIRTLFAETMEAKARGYLPGRFSFNVKGGRCEACSGDGTIKIEMNFLPDVYVACEVCGGARYNRDTLTVHYKGKNIAEVLDMPISEAAEFFEPISAIHRFLKTLVEVGLGYVRLGQSATTLSGGEAQRVKLATELQRRSNGRSVYVLDEPTTGLHFEDVRKLLLVLNSLVDKGNTVIVIEHNLDVIKSADWVIDLGPEGGSGGGKVLATGTPEHVASVKKSHTGMFLKEVLAAR; this is translated from the coding sequence GTGTCAATTTCAGAGGTAGAGCACGGCTCTCAACTCAGCGTCCGTGGTGCTCGCGTGCACAATCTGCACAACGTCAACCTGGACATCCCGCGCGATTCGCTCGTGGTGTTCACAGGTCTATCGGGGTCGGGCAAGTCATCGCTCGCCTTCGATACCATTTTTGCGGAGGGGCAACGACGGTACGTCGAGTCGCTGTCCGCATACGCCCGCCAGTTCCTCGGTCAGGTCGACCGGCCCGACGTCGACTTCATCGAGGGCCTCAGCCCCGCGGTGTCCATCGACCAGAAGTCCACCAACCGCAACCCGCGGTCCACGGTGGGCACCATCACCGAGATCTACGACTACATGCGCCTGCTCTGGGCGCGCATCGGCGTGCCGCACTGCGCCGTCTGCGGTGAGGTCATCCAGTCCCAGACTGTGCAGCAGATCGCCGACCAGCTCATGGAGCTCGAGACCGGGGTGCGCTACCAGATTCTCAGCCCCGTCGTCTCGCAGAAGAAGGGCGAATTCGTCGACCTGTTCAAGGAGCTCGCCGCCGGCGGGTACTCCCGCGCCATGGTCGACGGCACCCAGATCCAGCTCAACGAACCGCCGATCCTCAAGAAGCAGCTCAAGCACGACATTTCCGTCGTCGTCGACCGCCTGGTTGCCGGCCCCGACCTGCTCAGCAGGCTCACCGACTCGCTGGAGACTGCCCTCAAGCTCACCGACGGGCTCGTGCAGATCAACTTCGTCGACCTCACCGGCGACGAGGCCTGGCAGAGCTACTCCGAGAAGCTGTCCTGCCCGAACAACCACCCGGTGCAACTGACCGAGATCGAACCCCGCACCTTCTCCTTCAACGCCCCGTTCGGCGCCTGCCCTGAGTGCTCCGGCCTGGGCACGCGCATGTCGGTCGACGAGGACCTGCTCCTGGGCGACCCCGATCTCAGCATCGCGGAGGGTGTCGTGCTGCCCTGGACCACCCAGGGCAAGGGCCTCTTCCAGTATTACGAGAAGCTTCTCGACGGCCTGGCCCGCGATCTCAAGTTCAAGCTCACCACCCCGTGGAAGAAGCTGAGCGAGGAGGTGCGCACCGCCGTCATGCGCGGCGACAACTTCGAGGTCAAGGTCAAGTGGAAGAACCGCTACGGCCGGGAGATGAGCTACACCTCCGGCTTCGAGGGCGTTGTTCCCTACATCGAACGCCAGTTCCTCCAGGCCGAGACCGACTCCCAGCGCCAGCGCTGGGGCGAATACCTGCGCGAGGTCGCCTGCCCGGTCTGCGACGGAACCCGGCTCAAGCCCGAGGTCCTCGCCGTGCTCGTGCACGACATGAGCATCGCCGACATCTGCAGCCTCAGCCTCAGCGAGGCCCGCGACTTCATGGACAAGCTCGAGCTGACCGACCGTGAGAAGACCATCGCCGCCCAGGTGCTGCGCGAGATCAAGGTGCGTCTGGACTTCCTGTTGCGGGTGGGCCTGAACTACCTGAGTCTGGCCCGCGCCGCCGGCACGCTCTCCGGCGGCGAGGCGCAGCGCATCCGCCTGGCCACCCAGATCGGGTCGGGCCTGACGGGTGTGCTCTACGTGCTCGACGAACCCAGCATCGGCCTGCACCAGCGCGACAACCGGCGCCTGATCGAGACGTTGGTGGCCCTGCGCGACCTCGGCAACACCCTCATCGTCGTCGAACACGACGAGGACACCATCAAGACGGCCGACTGGGTCGTGGACATCGGACCGGGCGCCGGTGTCAACGGCGGCCACGTGGTGCACTCCGGCTCGTATGCGGACCTGCTCACCAACACCGGCTCGCTCACCGCCGACTACCTGTCCGGCCGCAAGTCGATCGCCACGCCGGCGACCCGTCGCCCGCTCGACCCCGAGCGGGAGATCACTGTCGTCGGCGCAGAGGCGAACAACCTCCGCAAGGTCACCGTCAAGTTCCCGCTGGGCGTCTTCACCGCCGTCACCGGCGTGAGCGGATCCGGCAAGTCCTCCCTGGTCAACGATGTGCTCTACCGGGTGCTCGCGAACCGGCTCAACGGAGCCCGCAAGCTGCCAGGGAAGCACAGCAAGGTGACCGGTCTCGACCAGCTCGACAAGGTCATCCACGTCGACCAGGCCCCGATCGGGCGCACGCCCCGCTCCAACCCCGCCACCTACACCGGGGTCTTCGACAAGATCCGCACACTGTTCGCCGAGACCATGGAGGCCAAGGCGCGCGGTTACCTGCCCGGCCGGTTCAGCTTCAACGTCAAGGGTGGCCGCTGCGAAGCGTGCTCCGGCGACGGCACCATCAAGATCGAGATGAACTTCCTGCCCGACGTGTACGTGGCCTGCGAGGTCTGCGGGGGAGCGCGCTACAACCGCGACACCCTCACCGTGCACTACAAGGGCAAGAACATCGCCGAGGTCCTGGACATGCCGATCAGCGAGGCGGCCGAGTTCTTCGAGCCGATCTCGGCGATCCATCGTTTCCTCAAGACCCTGGTCGAGGTGGGCTTGGGCTACGTGCGGCTGGGCCAGAGTGCCACGACCCTCTCGGGCGGCGAGGCCCAGCGGGTCAAGCTGGCCACCGAACTGCAGCGCCGCTCCAACGGGCGCAGCGTCTACGTCCTCGACGAGCCCACCACCGGCCTGCACTTCGAGGACGTGCGTAAGCTCTTGCTGGTGCTGAACAGCCTCGTCGACAAGGGCAACACCGTGATCGTGATCGAGCACAACCTCGACGTGATCAAGTCGGCGGACTGGGTCATCGACCTCGGTCCAGAGGGCGGCTCCGGCGGCGGCAAGGTGCTCGCCACCGGCACCCCCGAGCACGTCGCCTCGGTCAAGAAGAGCCACACCGGAATGTTCCTGAAGGAGGTCCTCGCCGCACGGTAG
- the uvrC gene encoding excinuclease ABC subunit UvrC: protein MSDALSYRPKPGEIPTEPGVYRFRDASRRVLYVGKAKNLRARLSNYFAPLSSLHERTRRMVTTATSVEWTTVGTEVEALQLEWTWINEFDPPFNVQFKDDKSYPYLAVTLADEAPRALVTRTTGIKGARYFGPYPKVWAVHETIDLMLKAFPIRTCNNANYKRAMQSGKPCFAGQIGRCFGPCSGTVSIEEHRTIVNGFVSFMGSQDRKLINSLTAQMKEASLAQDYELAARRRDQVKALDAVLEKSAVVLRDNVDIDLFAIEQDELAAAVQLFIVRGGRIRGVRGWVVDKELDLSMSELIDSIMQTAYTGDARPPREIVVPELPDDADALEGWLGGIANRKVRLVAAQRGEKAALLATATQNAKQALMLYKTRRSSDFVARSKALEDLQEALGMDSAPLRMECYDVSHLGGTNIVASMVVFEDGLPRKDEYRRFGVPESTDDTDSLYRVLTRRLAYLVPDGSTPEALPTGGVITVDGEAAGLTPPAEAPSPDEAEDATGSGGAAKRKKFRYQPNLLIVDGGQPQVAAAARALRESGVEGITLCGIAKRLEEIWLPDSDYPVILPRNSDALFLIQRIRDEAHRFAITHQRARRKRDINTILGEIPGLGPARIKVLLAHFGSVAKLREASVDSIAEIRGIGPALAEGIHRHLRA, encoded by the coding sequence ATGTCTGACGCACTGAGCTATCGCCCCAAGCCGGGGGAGATTCCCACCGAACCCGGTGTGTACAGGTTCCGTGACGCCTCCCGGCGGGTGCTCTACGTGGGCAAGGCCAAGAACCTCAGGGCCCGGCTGAGCAACTATTTCGCGCCGCTCAGCAGCCTGCACGAGCGCACCCGCCGGATGGTCACCACGGCGACCAGCGTCGAATGGACGACCGTCGGCACCGAGGTCGAGGCCCTACAGCTGGAGTGGACCTGGATCAACGAGTTCGATCCGCCGTTCAACGTCCAGTTCAAGGACGACAAGTCCTACCCCTACCTCGCGGTGACGCTGGCCGACGAGGCCCCGCGGGCCCTGGTGACGCGCACCACGGGAATCAAGGGCGCGCGGTACTTCGGTCCGTACCCCAAGGTCTGGGCCGTGCACGAGACGATCGACCTGATGCTCAAGGCGTTCCCGATCCGCACCTGCAACAACGCCAACTACAAGCGCGCCATGCAGTCGGGCAAGCCCTGCTTCGCCGGTCAGATCGGTCGCTGCTTCGGACCCTGCTCTGGCACGGTCAGCATCGAGGAGCACCGCACGATCGTCAACGGCTTCGTGAGCTTCATGGGCAGCCAGGATCGCAAGCTCATCAACAGCCTGACGGCGCAGATGAAGGAGGCCTCGCTCGCCCAGGACTACGAGCTTGCCGCCCGGCGTCGCGACCAGGTCAAGGCGCTCGACGCCGTGCTCGAGAAGAGCGCAGTCGTACTGCGGGACAACGTCGACATCGACCTGTTCGCGATCGAGCAGGACGAACTGGCGGCGGCCGTGCAGCTGTTCATCGTGCGCGGCGGACGCATCCGCGGTGTGCGCGGCTGGGTCGTCGACAAGGAACTCGACCTGAGCATGAGCGAGCTGATCGACTCGATCATGCAGACCGCCTACACGGGCGACGCCAGGCCACCCCGGGAGATCGTGGTGCCGGAACTGCCCGACGACGCCGACGCGCTCGAGGGCTGGCTGGGTGGCATCGCGAACCGCAAGGTGCGGCTCGTGGCCGCCCAGCGCGGCGAGAAGGCGGCGCTGCTCGCCACGGCCACCCAGAACGCGAAGCAGGCGCTGATGCTCTACAAGACCCGGCGCAGCTCGGACTTCGTTGCACGGTCGAAGGCGTTGGAGGACCTGCAGGAGGCCCTCGGTATGGACTCGGCGCCGCTGCGCATGGAGTGCTACGACGTTTCCCACCTCGGCGGCACGAACATCGTCGCCTCCATGGTGGTCTTCGAAGACGGCCTGCCGCGCAAGGACGAGTACCGCCGGTTCGGGGTGCCGGAGTCGACCGATGACACCGACTCGCTCTACCGGGTGCTCACCAGGCGGCTGGCCTACCTGGTGCCGGACGGCAGCACCCCGGAGGCGTTGCCGACGGGCGGGGTCATCACGGTCGACGGCGAGGCGGCCGGTCTCACCCCTCCCGCCGAAGCTCCCTCCCCGGACGAGGCAGAGGACGCGACCGGCAGCGGCGGAGCGGCGAAACGGAAGAAATTCCGCTACCAGCCGAACCTGCTCATCGTGGACGGCGGCCAGCCGCAGGTCGCCGCGGCGGCGCGCGCCCTCCGGGAATCCGGGGTCGAGGGCATCACCCTGTGCGGCATCGCCAAGCGGCTCGAGGAGATCTGGCTGCCGGACTCCGACTACCCGGTCATCCTGCCCCGCAACAGCGACGCCCTGTTCCTCATCCAGCGGATCCGAGACGAAGCCCACCGTTTTGCGATCACTCACCAGCGGGCGAGGCGCAAACGTGACATCAACACCATCCTGGGCGAGATCCCGGGCCTGGGCCCCGCGCGGATCAAGGTCCTGCTGGCTCACTTCGGTTCGGTCGCCAAGCTCAGGGAGGCGTCGGTGGACTCCATCGCCGAGATCCGCGGCATCGGACCGGCCCTAGCGGAGGGTATCCACCGGCATCTGCGCGCCTGA
- the rapZ gene encoding RNase adapter RapZ, which produces MSTETQKQEMLIVTGMSGAGRSTVANALEDLGWYVVDNLPPQMLRPLVELVGRAGTNLPKIAAVVDIRGRDFFGDFQELVQALRSGTQVRVIFLEARDDVLVRRFEAVRRPHPLQGEGTILDGISAERTRLAVVRESCDIVIDTSDLNIHQLATTITERFAAENAAGLHLTVMSFGFKYGLPTDVDMVADARFLPNPFWIPELRPHTGLDPEVSDYVLGQEGAREFIDAYAAAVRPVLAGYQRENKRHATIAIGCTGGKHRSVAMARELAGLLQEFPGVAVSLKHRDLGRE; this is translated from the coding sequence ATGAGCACGGAGACCCAGAAGCAGGAGATGCTCATCGTCACGGGCATGTCCGGCGCCGGACGATCGACCGTGGCGAACGCGCTGGAGGATCTCGGCTGGTACGTCGTCGACAACCTGCCGCCGCAGATGCTCCGACCGCTGGTCGAGCTCGTCGGCCGGGCCGGAACGAACCTGCCCAAGATCGCCGCCGTCGTCGACATCCGCGGCCGGGATTTCTTCGGCGATTTCCAAGAACTCGTCCAGGCGCTTCGCAGCGGCACCCAGGTCAGGGTGATCTTCCTCGAGGCGCGTGACGATGTACTTGTACGCCGGTTCGAGGCGGTGCGCCGGCCGCACCCGCTGCAGGGGGAGGGCACCATCCTCGACGGGATCTCCGCCGAGCGCACCCGCCTGGCCGTCGTCCGTGAGTCCTGCGACATCGTTATCGACACCTCCGACCTCAACATCCACCAGCTGGCCACCACCATCACGGAGCGCTTCGCCGCCGAGAACGCGGCCGGGCTGCACCTCACCGTGATGAGCTTCGGCTTCAAGTACGGTCTCCCCACCGACGTCGACATGGTCGCCGACGCCCGCTTCCTGCCCAACCCGTTCTGGATCCCCGAGCTGCGCCCGCACACCGGCCTCGACCCCGAGGTCAGCGACTACGTGCTCGGCCAGGAAGGCGCGCGGGAGTTCATCGACGCGTATGCCGCCGCCGTGCGCCCGGTCCTGGCCGGATACCAACGGGAGAACAAACGTCACGCCACCATCGCCATCGGCTGCACGGGTGGCAAGCACCGCTCGGTGGCCATGGCACGGGAACTGGCCGGGCTGCTCCAAGAATTTCCCGGCGTCGCGGTGAGCCTCAAGCACCGCGACCTCGGACGAGAATAA
- the whiA gene encoding DNA-binding protein WhiA, with amino-acid sequence MALTIDVKDELARVEVSKTTVRAAELATILRFSGGLHMISGRIAIESELDTALLARRVRKDLAELYGVRSDVSVITASGLRRTNHYLVRVLEGGETLARQTGLLDARRRPIRGLPNRLTTGSKDEIAAVWRGAFLAAGSLTDPGRSAALEVVCPGNEAAMAIVGAAGRLGIVAKAREVRGVHRVVIRDGDAIGAMLVQMGAQETVLNWEALRQRREVRATANRLVNFDDANLRRSAQAAVAACARVDRAMEILGDDIPEHLRYAGELRLSFRDSSLDELGHHADPPMTKDAVAGRIRRLLAMADKKAVDLGIPGTDANLPADLDDV; translated from the coding sequence TTGGCACTCACCATCGACGTCAAAGATGAATTAGCACGCGTCGAGGTTTCGAAGACCACGGTTCGGGCGGCAGAACTAGCCACGATCCTGCGTTTCTCCGGCGGTCTGCACATGATCTCCGGCCGCATCGCCATCGAGTCGGAACTCGACACAGCCCTGCTGGCCCGACGGGTGCGGAAGGACCTCGCCGAGCTCTACGGCGTCCGCAGCGACGTCTCCGTGATCACGGCCTCCGGCCTGCGGCGCACCAACCACTACCTCGTGCGCGTGCTCGAGGGCGGCGAAACCCTCGCGCGCCAGACCGGCCTGCTCGACGCCCGACGCCGCCCCATCCGCGGCCTGCCCAACCGACTGACCACCGGGTCCAAGGACGAGATCGCGGCCGTCTGGCGCGGTGCGTTCCTCGCGGCCGGCTCGCTGACCGATCCCGGCCGCTCCGCCGCGCTCGAGGTCGTCTGCCCGGGCAACGAGGCTGCCATGGCCATCGTGGGAGCCGCCGGACGCCTCGGCATCGTCGCGAAGGCCCGCGAGGTGCGCGGTGTGCACCGCGTCGTCATCCGTGACGGTGACGCTATCGGCGCCATGCTCGTGCAGATGGGCGCCCAGGAGACCGTGCTCAACTGGGAGGCCCTCCGGCAGCGCCGCGAGGTGCGCGCCACCGCCAACCGCCTCGTCAACTTCGACGACGCCAATCTCCGCCGCTCCGCGCAGGCCGCCGTCGCTGCCTGCGCCCGCGTGGACCGGGCCATGGAGATCCTCGGTGACGACATCCCCGAGCACCTGCGGTATGCGGGGGAGCTGCGACTGTCGTTCCGCGACTCCAGCCTCGACGAACTCGGCCATCACGCCGACCCGCCCATGACGAAGGACGCCGTCGCCGGACGCATCCGCCGGCTGCTCGCCATGGCCGACAAGAAGGCCGTCGACCTCGGGATCCCGGGCACCGACGCGAACCTGCCCGCCGACCTCGACGACGTGTGA
- a CDS encoding superoxide dismutase codes for MAEYTLPELAYDYSALAPSISGTIMELHHSKHHQAYVTGANTALAQLADARDSGNLGYVNKLEKDLAFNLGGHVNHSIFWTNMSPNGGDKPVGELASAIDDFFRSFDKFQAHFAATAMGVQGSGWSVLAWDSIGQRLIIQQFFDQQANFAAGTVPVLMLDVWEHAYYLDYQNVRADYVKAFWNIVDWENVQARFLAAREKTNGLLLLS; via the coding sequence ATGGCCGAATACACCCTGCCTGAACTGGCTTACGACTACTCGGCTCTCGCGCCGAGCATCAGCGGCACCATCATGGAACTCCACCACAGCAAGCACCACCAGGCGTACGTGACCGGCGCGAACACGGCGCTGGCCCAGCTGGCGGATGCCCGCGATTCCGGCAACCTCGGCTACGTCAACAAGCTGGAGAAGGACCTCGCGTTCAACCTCGGCGGACACGTCAACCACTCGATCTTCTGGACCAACATGTCGCCGAACGGCGGAGACAAGCCCGTCGGCGAACTCGCCAGCGCGATCGACGACTTCTTCCGTTCCTTCGACAAATTCCAGGCCCACTTCGCGGCGACCGCGATGGGCGTGCAGGGCTCCGGCTGGTCGGTGCTCGCCTGGGACTCGATCGGGCAGCGCCTGATCATCCAGCAGTTCTTCGACCAGCAGGCCAACTTCGCTGCCGGCACCGTTCCCGTGCTCATGCTCGACGTCTGGGAGCACGCGTACTACCTCGACTACCAGAACGTCCGTGCCGACTACGTGAAGGCGTTCTGGAACATCGTCGACTGGGAAAACGTGCAGGCCCGCTTCCTCGCCGCCCGGGAGAAGACCAACGGCCTGCTGCTACTCTCGTAG
- the gap gene encoding type I glyceraldehyde-3-phosphate dehydrogenase, with protein MSVKIGINGFGRIGRNYLRAALAQGSDIEIVAVNDLTDTKTLAHLLKYDSITGRLDATVSVEGDSILVNGKPIKVLAERDPANLPWGALGVDIVIESTGRFTKADDARKHITAGAKKVIVSAPATGDVATIVMGVNEETYDSAKFDIISNASCTTNCLAPLAKVFNDNFGIKSGLMTTIHAYTADQNLQDGPHSDLRRARAAAVNIIPTSTGAAKALGIVLPELAGKLDGFALRVPVPTGSITDLTVVAEKPVTVEAIKAAYKAAAEGPLKGILMYTEDEIVSSDIVTDPHSSIFDAGLLRVLGDQVKLSSWYDNEWGYSNRMVDLTEFVAERL; from the coding sequence GTGTCTGTAAAGATTGGCATTAACGGATTTGGCCGCATCGGCCGCAACTACCTGCGCGCCGCACTGGCCCAGGGCAGCGACATCGAGATCGTTGCGGTCAACGACCTCACCGACACCAAGACGCTGGCCCACCTCCTCAAATACGACTCCATCACGGGTCGTCTGGACGCCACCGTCTCCGTCGAGGGCGACTCGATCCTCGTCAACGGCAAGCCGATCAAGGTTCTCGCCGAGCGCGACCCGGCCAACCTGCCCTGGGGCGCCCTGGGCGTCGACATCGTGATCGAGTCCACCGGTCGCTTCACCAAGGCCGACGATGCACGCAAGCACATCACCGCCGGTGCCAAGAAGGTCATCGTCTCCGCTCCCGCCACCGGCGACGTTGCGACGATCGTCATGGGCGTCAACGAGGAGACGTACGACTCCGCGAAGTTCGACATCATCTCGAACGCCTCCTGCACCACCAACTGCCTCGCACCGCTGGCCAAGGTCTTCAACGACAACTTCGGCATCAAGAGCGGCCTGATGACCACCATCCACGCGTACACCGCAGACCAGAACCTGCAGGACGGCCCGCACAGCGACCTCCGTCGTGCCCGCGCCGCCGCCGTCAACATCATCCCGACGTCGACCGGTGCCGCCAAGGCCCTCGGCATCGTGCTCCCCGAGCTCGCCGGCAAGCTTGACGGCTTCGCCCTGCGCGTACCCGTGCCCACCGGTTCCATCACCGACCTCACCGTCGTCGCCGAGAAGCCGGTCACGGTCGAGGCCATCAAGGCCGCCTACAAGGCAGCAGCAGAGGGCCCCCTCAAGGGCATCCTGATGTACACCGAGGACGAGATCGTCTCCAGCGACATCGTCACCGACCCGCACTCCTCGATCTTCGACGCCGGCCTGCTGCGCGTCCTGGGCGACCAGGTCAAGCTGTCCTCCTGGTACGACAACGAGTGGGGCTACTCCAACCGCATGGTTGACCTCACCGAGTTCGTCGCCGAGCGTCTCTAA
- a CDS encoding phosphoglycerate kinase, protein MTLRTIESLGSLHGKRVIVRCDLNVPLKDGQITDDGRVRASLPTLKALVEQGARLVIVSHLGRPDGQVNPKYSLAPVAARLAELIGSPVAFAADTVGESAQAAVAALADGDIVVLENLRFNAGETSKVDAERVAFATELSALGDALVSDGFGVVHRKQASVFDLAQILPSAAGLLIAAELDVLDRLTEKPEAPYTVILGGSKVSDKLGVIGHLLPRVNSLLIGGGMLFTFLAAQGHKVGASLLEVDQIETVRGYLAEAERLGVKIVLPTDVVVASKFGADAEYVTTPADQIEDTPFGAAGLGLDIGPDTAAAFAAIIRESKTVFWNGPMGVFELAPFADGTRTVAAALTEVNGLSVVGGGDSAAAVRILGFNDDQFGHISTGGGASLEFLEGKRLPGLEVLGWQ, encoded by the coding sequence GTGACGCTTCGCACTATCGAATCGCTGGGATCGCTCCACGGCAAGCGCGTCATCGTTCGGTGTGATCTGAACGTTCCGTTGAAAGACGGCCAGATCACCGACGATGGCCGCGTGCGGGCGTCCCTGCCCACCCTCAAGGCCTTGGTCGAACAGGGCGCCCGTCTGGTGATCGTTTCTCACCTCGGGCGCCCCGACGGCCAGGTCAACCCCAAGTACAGCCTCGCGCCGGTAGCGGCACGCCTGGCTGAACTGATCGGTTCCCCCGTGGCATTCGCAGCGGACACCGTCGGCGAGTCCGCCCAGGCCGCAGTCGCGGCCCTGGCGGACGGCGACATCGTCGTTCTGGAGAACCTCCGCTTCAACGCGGGGGAGACCAGCAAGGTCGACGCAGAGCGGGTGGCTTTCGCCACCGAGCTCTCCGCCCTCGGCGATGCCCTCGTCTCCGACGGCTTCGGCGTCGTGCACCGCAAGCAGGCCAGCGTCTTCGACCTGGCTCAGATCCTGCCGAGCGCCGCCGGCCTGCTCATCGCAGCAGAACTCGACGTGCTCGACCGCCTCACCGAGAAGCCGGAGGCGCCGTACACGGTGATCCTCGGCGGCTCGAAGGTATCGGACAAGCTCGGCGTCATCGGCCACCTGCTTCCGCGGGTGAACTCGCTGCTCATCGGCGGCGGCATGCTCTTCACCTTCCTCGCGGCCCAGGGCCACAAGGTCGGCGCGAGCCTGCTCGAGGTCGACCAGATCGAAACCGTGCGCGGTTACCTCGCCGAGGCCGAGCGCCTCGGCGTCAAGATCGTGCTGCCGACGGACGTCGTCGTGGCCTCCAAGTTCGGGGCCGACGCCGAATACGTCACCACGCCGGCCGATCAGATCGAGGACACCCCGTTCGGCGCTGCCGGCCTGGGCCTGGACATCGGACCGGACACGGCCGCTGCGTTCGCAGCGATCATCCGTGAGTCGAAGACAGTCTTCTGGAACGGCCCCATGGGCGTATTCGAGCTGGCACCCTTCGCCGACGGCACCCGCACGGTTGCCGCCGCTCTGACCGAGGTCAACGGACTGAGCGTCGTCGGTGGAGGAGACTCCGCCGCCGCAGTTCGCATCCTCGGTTTCAACGATGACCAGTTCGGTCATATTTCTACCGGCGGTGGCGCCAGCCTCGAGTTCCTCGAGGGCAAGCGACTGCCAGGACTGGAGGTCCTCGGATGGCAGTAA
- the tpiA gene encoding triose-phosphate isomerase — protein MAVNTRVPLIAGNWKMNLDHLQAIAFVQKLAWSLKDAGHDFTSTEVAVFPPFTDLRSVQTLVAADKLPLAYGGQDVSTQESGAYTGEISAAFLAALECQYVLIGHSERRTLHNETDEVVAAKVTAALKHNLVPIICVGETAADLELHGPSAVPVAQLKAALAGVDNAADIVVAYEPVWAIGSGQAATPEQAEQVAAALRTTLAEVLGQDVADKTRILYGGSVKGVNIAGFMKEPNVDGALVGGASLDITEFSSIVRFQKHVGL, from the coding sequence ATGGCAGTAAACACGCGTGTCCCACTGATTGCGGGCAACTGGAAGATGAACCTGGACCACCTCCAGGCCATCGCGTTCGTCCAGAAGCTCGCCTGGAGCCTCAAGGACGCCGGCCACGACTTCACCTCCACCGAGGTTGCCGTGTTCCCGCCCTTCACCGACCTTCGCAGCGTGCAGACGCTCGTGGCGGCCGACAAGCTGCCGCTGGCGTACGGCGGACAGGATGTCTCCACCCAGGAGTCCGGCGCCTACACGGGCGAGATCTCGGCGGCGTTCCTTGCCGCACTCGAGTGCCAGTACGTGCTCATCGGTCACTCCGAGCGACGCACCCTGCACAACGAGACCGACGAGGTCGTCGCCGCCAAGGTGACCGCAGCGTTGAAGCACAACCTGGTTCCGATCATCTGCGTCGGCGAAACCGCCGCGGACCTCGAGCTGCACGGCCCCAGCGCCGTTCCCGTCGCACAGTTGAAGGCAGCCCTCGCGGGTGTCGACAACGCCGCTGACATCGTCGTGGCGTACGAGCCGGTCTGGGCCATCGGCTCCGGCCAGGCCGCAACGCCCGAGCAGGCCGAACAGGTCGCTGCAGCGCTCCGGACGACCCTCGCCGAGGTGCTCGGCCAGGACGTCGCGGACAAGACCCGGATCCTCTACGGCGGTTCCGTCAAGGGCGTCAACATCGCCGGTTTCATGAAGGAACCGAACGTCGACGGCGCCCTGGTCGGCGGTGCGAGCCTCGACATCACCGAGTTCTCGAGCATCGTCCGGTTCCAGAAGCACGTCGGACTGTAA
- the secG gene encoding preprotein translocase subunit SecG, with translation MEILQVVLQVLLGITSLLLTMLILLHKGRGGGLSDMFGGGVTSNLGASGVAERNLNRITIILAVLWISCIVVLGLITKFDTGA, from the coding sequence GTGGAGATTCTCCAGGTTGTATTGCAGGTTCTGCTCGGTATTACGAGCCTCCTGCTCACTATGCTCATTTTGCTTCACAAGGGGCGCGGTGGTGGGCTGTCCGACATGTTCGGCGGCGGCGTCACCTCGAACCTCGGCGCCTCCGGCGTCGCCGAACGGAACCTCAACCGCATCACCATCATCCTGGCCGTGTTGTGGATCTCCTGCATCGTCGTGCTCGGTCTGATCACCAAATTCGATACCGGCGCCTAG